The Mastomys coucha isolate ucsf_1 unplaced genomic scaffold, UCSF_Mcou_1 pScaffold20, whole genome shotgun sequence nucleotide sequence CTCCTGCAATTggtagttacaggcagttgtgagcagtgAACGGCAGAGCTGGAACCTAAATGGGGTCCTCTGTTAGAGCAGCAGCTgcttttaatctctgagccatctctccagtcctaactTTACTGTCACtcttgtacatgtatgtgagcatgACATGGAGTAGTACATATGTGACTACATGTGCTCTCAGCATCCAGAGGAGGGAgtccagatctcctggagctggagttacagtaggGGGTTGTAGAGGTTGGACTTGGGTACTGGGAACCCAGTTGggccctctgcaggagcagtgcccttagccacatctccagcctgaGAGTAACGTGTATAAAAATGCTGTAATAAGCAGTATTTGGCCAGTGTTTTGCTACCTCTACTTTTCTCCtggtcacttgattttttgagacaaatttcAGACATTTCATGCTTAACTACtctaatacacattttaaaatatcccttaaaaataatggaatttcATTAATCcaccattgtttgtttgtttttcaagacagggtttctctgtgtagccttggctgtcctggaactcactctgtagaccaggttggccttgaacttatgacatCTGtgtgcttctgctttctgagtgctgggattaaaggcttacaaGCCACCACCTGgcccattgtttatttttttcttcttctttttctttttcttttccatcctaTTCCCGCTTCCccttgtctccaagaagatgtcctcATCCCACCcccattgtttatttttaagacctcttttattttaaattacatgtatgtgtttgtgtatggattGTGCACGTGAGTGCAGGTATTCAGAAGTGTCAGATTTCCTGGTTGTCCAACATGGGTACTGGGAGtagagctcaggtcctctgggaaagcatgTGCTCTCCCAGAGagcaccgagtcatctctccagccccacgagTAATTCTTTATCTAGgtttctgtattgttttttgagacaggctggacTCCAATTTACTACCTACATAGCTGAGAATAATCTTAAACTATGGCTCCTCTTGTCTGTAcgccctgagtgctggggttacacgTATGTGTTACTATGCTTGGCTCCCTTACATATCTAAAAACGTGAGAAATCCTGACACCAAGCATGCAATGGTCACACATCTCTCTGCTTGActgcattcgggaggcagaggcagcagatacctgtgggtttaaggccagccagggctacatagtgagactcaaaAGAAATTTGAATTCTTGGTATTACCAAGTCAATATTGAAACTGTACCATTTGcctcacagtattttttttccaattgccCTTTTCAGGATTCCCCCTTAAAGGTTCACTCTTATATTTTATGCACATATCTCTTGGTCCATTTCAATTGACTGTTGAGGCTTTTAAGCCCCTTTATTCTCTAGCCCACTCCTCTAATCTAAGGGGCATTACATAGATGAAGTTATGCAAGCCTTCTGAAAACTATGAAATACGTATTATTATCCCTTGATTTCTGATGAGGAAACTGCACAGGAAAGCAGTGACAAATTTAGTTATTAAAGCTGATGTTTGAGTATACAAACTTTTATCATATTCCACGGGATATATTGTCTTTAAAGTGACCATTtgctcaggagttcaaagtcatccacTTCTATACAATTAAGTCCAAGGCCAGTTTAGGCTACGAGaaaattcttttcaaaaagaggaaaaagaaaaggcttgtaAAATGTGTCTGTGATATGTTAATTACGTATGAAGCCctgcagggcctggagagatggctctgtggttccGAGgaagcactgctcttccaaaggacgaGGCTTTACTTCACAGCATCCAAGGAGGCTCACAACTCCAGCTCACAGAATCCACTGCTCTCTTCTTCACTCTGGGAGCACCTGTAGACATAGACACAAGTACACAGaccaccatatatacacataataactAAAACTAAATGTTAAGAAATAATGATACATGCCTTATCATAGAGGACAAATTCtcacattttaattcttaaaaatttatttatttttatttatgtgcattggtgttttccctgcatgtatgtctgtctgtctgcatgagGTTGTCAattcttggagttacagatggttgtaagctgtatgtggctgctgggaattgaaccctgggcctctggaagagcagccgttgctcttaaccagtgagacATCTTATGAGcccctcatttaaaaaaaaaagaaaagaaaaaaaaaacagaaaaggattaGTGTCTGTAGAGAGGCTTGAGAGCTGTATGTGGAGGTTGGGGATAACTGTGGAATCTGTTCTCTTTCCAGGGTTCaaaattcaggtcaccaggcttctgtggcaaatgcctttactctctgagccatctcaaagGCTCCTCATTTTCTGTGTTAATCAGCATCTTCTTTACCAGAAAGTAAAGGAAAGATGAATGGAAGTACCTCCTCCTGTTTTAGGTcaaaccagaccagaccagaccagaccagaccaaaccaaccaaacaaaaccaaaactaaaccaagtaaaaccaaaccaagaaaaccAGACCAGAcaagaccagaccagaccaaaccaaaccaaaccaaaactaaaccaagtaaaaccaaaccaacaaaaccagaccagaccagaccagaccaaactaaaccaaaccaaaccaacaaaactaaGCCAGGTTTAGTGTCattttctcctcatcctcttccttcttacattcttttattCAGCGGGTAAGTGTGTCAATGCGCAGgcctcagtgtgtgtgtagaggtcagaggacaatcttgagAGTCAGTCCTCTTCTAATGTACGGGCTCCAGGAATCAACTCGGGTCAACAGATCTAtgggcaagtgcctttacttgctgagccatctcactggcccccaaACTACGAATAATTATTTAAGCAAAACCCACATAAACACTAGCTATAGACAACagcaaaaactgaagaaaatgaaaatgatctcTAAGTTATTTAGTACATTTCTatccatacatatgtgtgtatacatatatatcacatattaaaattttgagtttatataattacatcatttttctctttcctttctactcTTCTGAGGTTCCTATGTGCACCCCCTCCCTcatctttttcaaatttatgacatatatatatatatatatatatatatatatatatacacacacacacaaatgcaaccTGCTTCAGTCCATCTAATGTAACTCGTATCTATGTACGTGTTTTCACGGCTGACCACTTGGTGTTGGATAACTAATCACTGTGCACTTCCTTGGGGAAGATCATTTCTCCTGCTCTTGGGTTTCCTTAGTTGCTTATAGTCCTTTGTCAAGGGCTGAGGCCTTGTGAGCTTTGCCCCTTCCAATAGTATGTCTGTGGGTGCCATATTTGTtcagatacaatttttttttatttatttattttctttatttatgagtacactgcagctgtcttcagacactccagaagagggcatcggatcccattacatacggttgtgagccaccatgtggttgctgggaattgaactcaggacctctggaagagcagtgggtgctcttaactgctgaggcatctctccagccccagatacaaatttttaaaaggcatctATTTGATTATAAGAGATGAACCATtacaatgtaattttatttaatttttttatgtgtgtgtatgtacgccTGAGTGTACGTATGTGCACTATGAGCACATAGGAGcccaaagagagaagaagagatgttggatctcctggaactcgGGTTATAGAGGGTTCTGAgatgctatgtgggtgctgggaactgaacccaggtcctgcaAGTGAAGTgttcttacctgatgagccatctccccagtttcTGAAATGTAATTTTCTCATTCAAATACAGACATTTAAAATGATTGGTTAAAGTTATCATACcctcttcaaaatatttaaatgatgccataactggacatggtggtacaagtctttgatcccagctcttgggaggcagagttaggtaGACCTCCTTGAGCTGAGTGgtgatatataaaaataaaaatgacttaatCATTCTGTCTTCAGGATTAAATATAAttactctttattttttggaagagtttatttgggctcacacagaatcaaataaaattatttttaagtaccAAACAATATCCTATTACATAGATTACTATAACTTCTTATATATTTGCCTTATTTTGGATACTAGTTTGGATAAAATTGCTACAGCCAATGTCTGGtatttatgaaataatatatgagctttttatttttgccaatttttttttttttttttaggaaaaggtcctaatttttacttttccactttaaaaagggatttttttttatttaaaatttcagttaCGTACAACTGTGTGGGTCTTGCACGTGAGTGCCTGTGCCCTCAGAGGTGCCAGGCCCTTCTGGAGTTACGGGCAGTTGTGAGTGCTGTACATTGGTGCTGAAAAgccaactctggtcctctgtgagAGTGGTGTGTCTCCAGACCCTAGCCTTTCCATTTTATGTCACTTCTACCTCTGGCTCCTGCCCTGCAATTATCAAATACCAGAAACACCAGAAAGTGTTGAAAAGTTAAACAAACCATCcaacacagacccagagaagtcCAAAAATGCATTCTgactctgaagcccaggctgggcctggattcactatgtagcttgggctagcctcaaacttgtagcaatccttTTGGCTCAGCCTCAGATGAGCTGGGGATTATAAGTGTGGGCCATCTAGATGTCCAGCTCCCTTGATCTGTCTCAGAAAGCTTCTcattagctcagttggtagaacgtTTGCCTCAGTGCTGGATGTGTAGGGCTGGGGTGATGCTCCGTAGCTAAGATCCCTTGCTGCTTTTGCCAAGGAGCCGAGTTCGGTTCCGAGTACCCACAATCAGGCATcttacaaccacctgcaactccagctccaggggatcccataCCCTCTTCTGCTCCACAAGAGCATCTGTAGCTCCCATAGAgatacttaatttaaaaacaaaagagccacttgggaggcagaggcaggtggatttctgagttcgaggccagtccggtctacagagtgagttccagNNNNNNNNNNNNNNNNNNaaaaaaaaaaagtaaaaacaaaagagctatctcaaaacaaaacaaaaccactaatAGGAGAGTGCCTGTgcacacaggcctgtaatcccaggacttgggcaggtggagacaggaggccagacatttaaatttatctatttatttttatatgtatgagtgtttaatctgcatatctatctatctatctatagatatatatgcaCCACCTGGTGCCTAGGGAGGTTACTAGAGGGTCCTGGTTCCCCTAGACTGTTATAAATGGTTGTAAGCTTGCATGTTGGTGTTGGAActcgaacctgggtcttctggaagaactgGTGCTCTGAACTTCAAGTCAATGCTTCACCCCTGGGtcagaagtttaaagtcatcctttgctacatagggAGTCTGAGACTAGCCTGAGACTAGCTATAAGACCTATTTTACAACAATGCCCCCCCTTCCCCAAATTATTACAGagtgtaggctggccttgaactcctgatcttcctggttcctcctccccagtgctgagaccaTAAATACTTGCCATTGTACAGGGTTTGTGTTTTTGTGGTGTTAGGGATGGAGGCTAGGGCCTCGTGCTAGcaaggcaagcagtctaccaactgaCTTATAACCCTAGccccatcttttcctttttaaagtcgGGTCTCATGATGTAGTCTAGTCACCCTTGAACTCAACATTGTCCTCTATAACCACAAGTGGGTGCCATGAGCCCGGAGGAAATGAATCTTTTCATATGGACACTGGAAGTGTGGGGAGGGAAGCGGCTTTGTTGGGGGTGGGAGCTCACTGACTGGCAATTTGAAAATGTCACGTTTTCCCAGGCCAAGCCAATGACAGACTAGAGGTTTAGAACCTGGTTCTAAGGTCATTTGAGTTCAACCCCTGATACAAAGTAACATTACTAATTCCGTAGTAATTAGTGTGAATTACATGAACTCAGACACAAATAACATCTTCAAGCTGTAGTTACCCTCTAAAAGGCATGAGAGTGCTGCATGGCACGGCCAGAAGAATCAATGTGATAACACATGAAGAGTGTGAAGCCTTAGTGTTGTATGTGTAATGTAGTTATATGTACACAGAACTTACGTAAATGGCAGTAGCATATATTTAGCCAGAAGACAAATGACGTTGCTATCCAAAGGGAGTCATCAAACTGTAATCTTTTTGAGCAATTCAAATATCAAGTGAACAATTTCTCTTGCTTATCATTTTATAATAGAACACAAATTGGAGAAAAGTAAGCCATGGGGTGATATACCTAAGAGTTTGTACTGGAATAGCATGACTGAAGAGGTAAGAGATGGGCTGCCCTGGTTCTGTTTCCTGTCCCGGGATGGAGATTATTCCGAAAGAAGTAGAGGGATGTACTGAGAGGCCATTCTATCTCCCCGTGGCACTCAGAATAACACATTCTACAGAATGTCACTTTGACTTTAGCACAAAGGtaaataatgacattttataGGCATGTCAAGGGAAATGACTAATCATGCTTTGCACCCTTTGTGTACTGTACCGTTTTAAAAAGGCATCTCGCCAATCATTTCCTTTCGTGACTGCGACATCCATATTAGTAGGCAGGCCAGAGTATCATAGTCCCTTCTTCAGAGACTATACTTCCAGAAACTAGGGCCTTGCACAAGTTTGCAGAGCCGAAACTAACACAAGACACCATCTCCGGACGCTCATTACTCTATAACAGGCTCATCTATCTTTTTACATCCTCGACCCAATCTTTCACTGACCTCCAGGACAGGAGTAAACTTTAACTTCACGCCCGGCTCCATAACCCTTTATAAGCTgtctggaagagaaagagaggagccaTCAAATGCGTTTCTGAGAAAACTGGGAATGCTTGTCTTAGGCTTAGACCACAGCACAATGAGAGGTGTGCGTGGCAGTTAGCGTGGACGCCGGCACCGCCAGTGCGGGGGACGGAGGGTCGGGGACCCGCGGGCTGCGGGGCTCCACGCTCCTCCTTAACCCGCGCCGGGAggcggcggccgcggcggcgggagggggaggggcgcGGAGCGCGGCGCCGAGGCCGGGGAGGAGCCGGGGCCTGCAGCGGAGCCGAGCCGAGCCCGAGCCGAGCCCCGACGCGCTCCATCCGCCTGCCGGCTCCCGGGATCCCCGACCGGCCGGAGCCTCAGAGGTGGCAGCGCGAGGAGCCCCACGCGCGGGGAAGCGCGGCGGACGGGGAACGCGACCGAGGAGGCGCTGCCGCCCGGCAGCGGGTGACGGGAGCCGGGACCGCGGCCTCCGGGACCCTGCTGCCCAGGCCGGGCGGGAGCGGGAGTGCGAGGACCCCACCCTCGGGGCACCCAGTGCCGAGACCTGCTCCCTCTCCCTTGGGAGGGAGGACCCTCCCCACTCCCGGGACAGCCAGAAGAGATCGCCGCAGGGCACGCGGCTGTCCCTCCCACGGTGGCTCTAGAGGAGACCCCCAGAAGTCGGGAAGGGTAGTGAGACCTGAAGGACCCGGAGTGAGACCTCCCTCACGCCTCAACGCACTCCAGACAGTTTGGGACTTTTGaggcagaggggaaaggaagCCAGTCATGCCTGTGGAGTAGGCACCCTGCATCCCACCCGGGACTCACCGCGGAGAGGCGTCCTGACACGCACAAGCCAGGACCCTCCAGGGAACCGCCAGGGATTGGTTCCAGTTTGCTGGAGAGTAGACGACCTCGCCCCTCAACTTCCGTGCACCTAGACAGTGGACCGGGGCAGAGCCCCTCCGCTCAGATCTCCAACTGACAGAAAGAGCCCTCAGCCCCTGAAAGATCCagtttgggggggagggggattcCCCCAAAGGGGAGGAGACAACTCCTGGCTGGGAGaggctcctcccctcctccctagGGTAGCAGGCAGGGTGTGGGGGGTGTGCCATCTTCCCCAGGTAggtcctccctctcctcctcctcctcctccgtcgGCTCCTCTTCCTCAGGGGACTCAGTTCCCTGCTCCAGCCTGGGAGGCCCCGCCAGGCACTGGAAGAGTCACGGAGGATGCCACCTGTCACCTGCCTCTGAAGAGGGGAATCCCTGCAACCTCAAACGTCTGTACCAGGTGGTTTCCTCCAGCGGCTGGGGGAACCTTGGAGACAGGTTAGTGGTTTCTCCTATGTAGTCTTTAGACACCAGGAGGTATGGGGAGCTGAAATGGTGGCTCTTAGGGTTCATTTGAAGGGAAGAAGACCGTCTTCTGATGGAGCTTCTCCACTGGAACCCACATGTTGCTTCAGAGACTCTGAGAAATGGCCCTTTAAGATTTTGGAGTCCAAAGGGATGGGTCCTTTGCAGTCCCTAGAGAAGTCGATGCTCTGTAGCGAGAATAGACAACAGGTGCGTTTTTTCAGGACGCCATGCCCTTAGTAAACTCAGAATCCTACAGCACTGTCCATCTTTGGGTCTTGTCCTCTGGTGAATGGACCTGCAGTAAACGACCAGCAGTCATGGGGGTATTTTATGTATTGTATTGTCCAGGGCATGCCTAAGTCAGTTTAATATTCAACAGGTGTCTTTTTTTCCAGTCTATTACAATGACTGACTGGCAGCCTGTCTCCACCCACTTTATCTTGGATACCAGGAGGGAGGCCCCTTTTGACATCCCTATTTCAGACTggagatctgcctctctctgtaagATCCAAAGGGAAATTCGAATCCACATGTCCTGTCAGGGTATAATGCATAATGGTGGGCTGGAGTCTTCCTAGATACCAGATCTGCCTTGGTCCCCTCAATGTGTCCTGCCATTCGCTGACAGTTCCTCAGGACAAGTCAGCTGtatggaggcagagaggaaagtgTTTCCTAGCTTCCTTCCACCGGTCCCTCCATCAGCATGAGCTGTCCACCAGGGAGGTCTGACCTCTGAGGAGTTTCTTTTAAGAGTTTGCTCCAGGAAAACACTTACTGGCCTCATCAtctcccttcctgctctcttGTTTAGTTTTGGGTCCCAGGAACCTTGTGTTGAGAATTTTCTTGCTACTATAGGGAATCctcaaaaatcaaaattcttTAGAAAAAGCAGGAGAAAACATGTGAAGAAATCTTCCTGCTTGAGCCAcggctgcatttgtagcagagctCTGATTTTTTCACCCGAGGTCACTAGCTTGGGACCTGCACTTCCTGTCTGGTGGTTGGACCATGCCTCATCTTCTGTATGGCGCTTCCTCCCCTTGGGTTTTCAGTCTCCGCCTCTCTCTATGGGCCACGGGTGGATTGCCTGGATTGTCCAAGTCTCTGCCTGTCCACTTGATCTTGGAAGGTATCTGCAGTGGCGATGTGTGAAATAGGACTGTGGTCCACGGGTTCGATGGCTGTGCTGTAGAATGATGTCCATGTTTCTCAATGGGAATGCCTGTGGATTGGTGAATATGTTTTCCTGGTGTTTTTTTAGGCTGTGCTTTGATCCCTTAGAATCATTTCTGGCAGGCTTGTAGAAGCAGAAGACTCTCTGCCAAAACCTAGAAGAGGTGAGGGTGCCGACAACCAGTTGGGAGAGAGCTTTAGCCTTCCCCCTCACCCACCAGGGGGAATTCCCATAACCCCCTCTTGGATTCATCCCAAGCAGCTCAGCAGGCCTTTCCCAGGTTggacctgttttgttttcttccggGACTGGTAGGGAAGTTTCATCGTGGGTGCCTccagtcttaaaataaaaaaaaaaagaagacgaGGATCCTTTACTTCCACGTCTAGAACTGCCTCTCCCACTTTTGAAAGAGATGTGTCAGCTGTAACCGTGGTCTGCTTCTTACAAAGCACTTTATCAGATGCTGGAGTGCTGCTTCTGAGTGCACAGGGTGGGCTGTGGGCTCGCTGCTCCAGGCAGATCCCTCATTCAGGTGGCTCCGCTGGGACAAGTTCCgtgtctctcttccctctcagtAGTCAGTGAGGCGCTGCTTGCATTAACCGTGCTTGCTTTGGAGCATAGTTTTCAGACTGTATCCTGTGACTGCACCTAAATCCCCTGGAAGACAGGTGATGGTATTTTGCCCCTTTCTACATCCTCTGAGGCTTCCTGATCTTACTCAGTACCTGGCTGATGAACTCAAGGGAAATGTTTGAAATTCTGACGTCCTGACAGCCACTGTAGGCTTGCTTCAGACTCGGCAATGTGATCACCACTCGGCTGATGCTTCTGATGCTGCTTCTGTGATCCGCTATAATTTTtgacattctcttttctttttctttctttttttttttaaaaagattttatttattttatgtatatgagtacactgtagctatcttcagacacaccagaagagggtatcagatcccattaaagatggttgtgagccgccgtgcggttgctgggatttgaactcaggacctctggaagtgcagtcggtgttcttaacctctgagccatctctccagccctctcttttctttccttgaaagATTTGTTTCTCatgtactttatgtgtatgtgagtattttCTCTGAGTATATGcataccagaggagggcatcagatcccatgggactaaggttacagatggttgtgaaccaccatgtgggtgctgggaattgaactcaggtcttctggaagaacagccagtgtccctaactgctgagccatctctccaggccctattCTCTTTTTGTTAGAACACTTTGGCATTGGGCAATGAGCTGTGGGCTGCACTTGCGTGCCACACACACTGAGCCATACAGACGGCCGACTGATAGTCCTTTTTCCTTCATTCAAAAACAAAGGTTCACTTACTAAGTGCTTTAGACAtactaaaaaaaattagataatcCTCACAACTCTTGTAGGAACAGTTAGCcttaatttaaaagaattctaagctgggtggtggcggcacatactttttaatcctagcacttggaggcagaagcaggtggatttctgagttcagggccagtctgaatccacatagtgagttgcaggacatctgtgtagccagggctacatagagaaaccctgtctcaaaaaacaacaacaacagcaaaaaatttttttaaaacttttagattgtttatgtgtatgtgtgatagtgtctcactatatagtcatGGCTGGTCTTAAGCTCACTATTgggcagctcaggctggctcaaactcatggcaatcctcctgcttcaacctcccagAGTACAAACTTGAGTCACCGTACCtaactttttagaatttttattttattttagaaagctaGATACTAAGATACAGAGACGATAAAATGACTCGTCTGTCAGAGCTGAGttgaaagacaggcaggcagcttTTCCGATCACGAGGCTGTTGGTTTTGGCATCATGTGCAGCTCAGGAGGCTCACTCCTGGATACCTGACTTGGGTACCACGTGGAGAAGTTACTAGCTGTGTGGGTAGTATGGGCAGTCAATGGCGCAGGTTCTGGAGGCTCTCACGGGTCCCATCCCATTGGCTGGTCAAACAGTGGAGGATCACGGGTCCCATCCCATTGGCTGGTCAGATTCTGGAGGCTCTCACGGGTCCCATCTCATTGGCTGGTCAAACGGCGCAGGTTCTGGAGGCTGTCACGGGTCCCATCCCATTGGCTGGTCATGCCCCGAGAAGCCTGtgtttggctgttttgtttgCTGCCTTTCCACAGCACTGTAGTTGTCATTAGCTGTCCCGTGGATGTGATGGAGTCTGCCCTTTGGCTGCCCTCTCCTAGATTCTGTGTGTTTCCTTACAGTCTTCCAGCATGCAGAGAAGAATGTGGCCTGACTCAGGTTCTGCCCAGGCCAGTGGCACGAGGCCCACCTGGAGAGAGCGGTCTGGGTaactaggttggctggccagagAAATGGAACTACCTCTTGTTTGCTTTTCTAATAATAGCCCCGGGCATTAGCCGTGTGCCATTATTTTGGGGAGCGTGGAATGTGTGGCAGCTACAAGCTCATTAGCTTCGTTCCTGTCCCTCCAGGGATGAAATCTTGGTAGGGGCTATGACTTCATCTCTTTTACtggagggggaaactgaggcatcaaGACTTCACCAGGGAGCAAGGAAGGGATCGCTAAGGGGCATTTAATGAGTCAGTGCTGGGGTTGGGAATAGGAGAGAGGAAGCTCGGTCAATCTCCACTGCCCTTTGCGAATAGGGAAGTGAGCGCGTAAGGACGCGAGCCAGGCTAAGGAGTGGAGTGCTGCGAGACCTGGAGGACCAGGCCCTGTGAGCTCTGTAGGGTTTGTGCTGGAATGTATTCTGAGAGTTTGCGTTTGGAGTGCTGCCCTGGTGGgaggctgggggaggaggggtagTAGTGGAGAAAGATTAGTGTCTAATCCCAGTGTCCTGTGGCAAGGGTACAGGACAGCAAGCaagaggcaggtgtgtgtgtgtgtttcccttttaGAAATTCCTGGTGGTTGACCTGAATCAAATGGGCTCTATGAGGTCTCTACACACTTCAAATCCACCCCCACGGTCCAGGTTAGGGGCAAGAGTATTTCAGAGGAAGTGACTGAAATTTTCTGGCTCTAAAGATGAGATTTCCTGGGGTTCTTTACTGGGAGATAATGGGGGTTAAGGGACTGATGTCTATAGACCCAGTCTATCTGGGAAGCTcatgcaggaggattgcttggggccaggagtttgagaccagcacaGACAGTGTAgacttatcacacacacacacacacacacacacacacacacacacacatcacacaccacacaccacacacatacacacacacacatacacacacacacagagctgaggAGGGCAGTGGCTGACTGACTAGGGAACTGGGTAACACATCTTTCCAGGCCTCTTCCTGGAATGACCCCAGTGCTTAGGAATTTGCTTATTGGTCTATTACTGTTGATCTTAGAGAAGCCACCTGTGGAACTGACTGCTTTCGTGCGTGGAAACTGCCACTGCTTTCGTGCATGCTCCCTGCTGTCGTCCAGAGGCCAGGGTGTTTTGACACAGCAAAAAGCTAGAAGGTGTGTGGCTTCCTGGAAAGATGACGTGTCCCTATTGTTTCCCAAGTTTCCATGTGCATGGTTTGGGACACGGTGGTGATATTAGGTTGGAAAGGATGGCTCTGGTGAGAGAGCTAAGGCTGAATGGGTAGGCTTTCTTGGTGCCAGTTACAGACATGGcccctttgtttttctctgcccAAACAACTCTTGGGGTGTAGTTAAGGCTCTTGCTCCTTAGACCCTTGAGGCAAGGAAGATGTTCCCTTCAGCTTTGTAGACTAGGTGTGTTTCTGGTTGGGAGCACTGGGCCAGGTACATGTGAGCACAGGTTGGTTTCAAGGGTGGGACCTGGTCAGGAGGGTAGTGAATGAGAATTCTGGCTTGTAGGGAAAGGGCTATCGTCTGTATCGAAACTACAGTTTAGGATGAGAAAGTAAGTACCTAAAAGGTATGTCATAGTGGTGGGGTTAAGCGAGACGCTAAGGGTCCTGTTTGAGATGGAGTTTGGGCCTGCCAAGTGTGTAAGGCTGCCTCCTTGCAGGCGTCTGGTCTGGTGTGGTCTCGTCGTGGGTCTTCTGGCTACGGAGCAGCAGAACAGGGTACTCACCAGCATTCTAAGTTCTGAGGGGGTAGCCTTGGCTCCTGCAGAGTACTGCCCTGGTGGGACTGGGCAAGAAGTG carries:
- the LOC116099994 gene encoding uncharacterized protein LOC116099994 gives rise to the protein MTEERKRGAIKCVSEKTGNACLRLRPQHNERCAWQLAWTPAPPVRGTEGRGPAGCGAPRSSLTRAGRRRPRRREGEGRGARRRGRGGAGACSGAEPSPSRAPTRSIRLPAPGIPDRPEPQRWQREEPHARGSAADGERDRGGAAARQRVTGAGTAASGTLLPRPGGSGSARTPPSGHPVPRPAPSPLGGRTLPTPGTARRDRRRARGCPSHGGSRGDPQKSGRVVRPEGPGVRPPSRLNALQTVWDF